A window of Chlorobium phaeobacteroides DSM 266 genomic DNA:
CTTGGAGCCAGAAGGCGCACCATTCTCATGCAGTTTCTCATTGAATCGGTAATGATCTGTATGCTTGGAGGAGTGATCGGGTTGTTTACAGCACTAAGCATTACCTTTGCGCTTCGACTTATTGTGCCTGATTTTCCCGTAAAGTTTTCACCTGATCTTGTCATGGCAAGTATCGCGGTATCCCTTATCACCGGCATTATCTCTGGTCTTGCTCCTGCCGTAACGGCATCACGGCTTGAGGCTGCAGATGCACTGCGTTATGAATGAAAAAGGCATGAGTTTACGTGACCTCCTTTCACAGGCGATCTACTCACTGGTCGCAAACAAGCTCCGCTCCCTGTTGACAACAATGGGCGTTGCGGTTGGCGTGTTTTCGATTATTGCAGTCATGACCGCTCTCCAGGCCATCGAACAAAGCGTGGAATCAGGCTTGACCAGTCTTGGTGCAAACACCTTCCAGATCCAGAAACTTCCAGCGACCTTTTTTGGCGGCGGGCACTCCAGAAGTCTCTATGCCAACAGAAAAGACATCTCCTACAAAGAGGGCTTGATGTTCAGAAAACTCATGGAATCAAGAACTAAAACCATAGGGTTCATGATCTCAAGCCAGGCAAAACAGGCAAAATATGCCAACCGTTTCACAAACCCCGATGTCATTCTGACCGGAGCTGACGATCACTTTGCGATTGCAAACGGCTACGGCATCCGCCTGGGAAGAAACTTCAATAACAGCGACATCCAGTATGCCCGAAATTTCGCACTGCTTGGCAGTGAAGTCTCTGAATCACTCTTTCCTGCCACAGAAAATCCTCTTCACAAATCAATCAAAATAAACGGAGAGGTCTTCACCGTTGCAGGTGTTTTTGAAAAAAAAGGCGCCGCTTTCGGCCAGAGTCAGGACAATCTGGTATTGATCCCCATTACCCGGTACCTTGATCATATCAACGAACAAAGCAGCCTGAACATAACCATCGAAGCGATCTCGCAGAAACAGTACAAGGAAACCATCGACCAGTCGATCGGAGCCATGAGAATCGCACGCGGGCTCACCGTAAAAGAGCCCAATGATTTTGAAATCAGAACCAATGAGTCTCTGATTGATTCGTTCCGGGATATTCAGCGGGCAATAACCACCGGTGCATTTATTATCAGCTTTATGGCGCTTCTTTCCTCCGGGGTTGGAATCATGAATATCATGCTGGTCAGCGTTACTGAACGAACAAAAGAGATCGGCATCCGAAAATCCCTTGGAGCGCCACAACAGAGCATCCTGCGACAATTCCTGCTTGAAGCAGTCATTCTCTCCGTAGCCGGCGGTCTTATCGGCATTATCACCGGCGTCAGCGCGGGAAATATTGTTGCCCTCAAGTTTAATCTGAACGCAATATTTCCATGGCTGTGGATATTCATTGCCATGGCAGTCTGCTCGATTATTGGAGTGACCTTCGGACTTTTACCCGCATGGAAAGCCGCAATGCTTGACCCTGTTGAAGCACTTCATCCGAAATAGCCCTATCCCACAACGGTTCAGGCAAAAGAGACAATACGATACAAGTTCTCAGCAAACCGTTTGACATCATGGATCAATGCCGGCTCACAGGCCGCAAGAGAGAGCATACGGTTTTTCAATGGCGAGTTATCGCAAAAACCTGCGTCAACTCCCTGCCAGACCGGTAAAACAGCCTCTTCAATCCACATCCACCTATCACGAGAATTAGTCACACTCCTTATTCCCGTGAGTGTTTCCCAATAGCCCGACCAGAGAGAAAAAGATGCTTGCGCCCAGCCATCATGAACGGCATCAGAAAAATCAAGATCACTTCCAAAAGAGACAACAACGCGTCCGGGCGGGCTCAAAAGATCAAAAACCGGTTGAAGGGTCGTCATCTGCTCATGACGAAGCAGTTTCACATTGCCTTCCCGAATAAGCTCCCTGGCTTCCGTTTCGCGATCGGGAATTTCCAGAAGTCGGGCCCCTTCGTCAATCATCGTAAATCCTGAAAGAAGATACTCTTTTTCATCATCGCCGCATAACCTCCTCACCTCTCCAAGGCCGCCCTCAAGATATGCGGCATGCGCCCAGGCTATATCATTAAAAATAGCATTGTTGCCCTTTCTTATCAGTTCAAGATCCGCAAGAAGAAATTGCTTCGATGCGAACTGGTGCAAAAGAGAAGGAAAATAGAGCATCCAACCTGCCGCTATCCTAACAAGCTCCATTGGATCAAGGGAAAAACTTCGACGTTCCACCAGGAGGGGTGAATGAAATTGTTCGGGCGCATGCATCAATTCAGCAAAAACGAGGGCAATGCCAACCTGCCTGGAAGCAAACGCGGCCATACCCGACCACTTGAAAAGATCGGGTTTTTGAAGATACCATGCGGCATAATGAGCGGTAATTGACCTGTTCCGTTCTGTAAACTGAAAGAGCGGCGGCAATTCCGATTCAAGTTGTTCAATCCATTGTTCTTTCGTACGAGGCATACCGGTAATACTTATTGATGGGAATATTGCAATGTTCCTGATATGTACAATCGAACAGGAAACAGCCACAATAAATTGCACCGTGACAACAGACTCCGGTACGATAAAGCCAATGATACTCAAAACATTAAAAAAAAGACGCTTAAAACAACTGTGATGCTGATGGGCACCTCTGTTTATTGTCAAGACCAACAGGATAAGCTGGTTTCGAAAAAAATAAATAGAGAGGCGGGGATAATCGTAACCGGACAAAACGGGAACTTACCCAAGTGTTTCTATCGTTTCTATTATCTATTAAATGATTGATAAATTTTACCCCATTACCATACCGAATGGCAGGATCTCTTTTTAGTTAATTTATCAAGAGGAAAAAAATCTTTTTTTAACCAACTATCTGAATACCATGGCCTACGTACAAAAACTCACAAAACCGGTAGCCTTTCTGCTCATCCTTGTCATGACCACGTTCACCTGGGGTTGTTCAACGACAACGAATGCAGGCAGAGGAGCAGGAATCGGAGCCGGATCCGGCGCACTCATTGGCGGAATTATCGGCAGCGTATCAGGAAGCTGGGTTAAAGGCGCTCTTATCGGCGCAGCGATCGGTGGTGGTGCCGGAGCGCTGATTGGAAACTATATGGATAAACAGGCTGCCGAAATCGACCGAAACGTCGAAGGCGCAGAGGTTGAAAGGATCGGTGAAGGAATACGGGTTGTCTTTGATTCAGGCATTCTATTCAATACAGGTTCTTCGGCCATTACATCGACAAGCCGTTACAACATTGAAAAACTTGCAGGAATCCTGGCAAAATATGACGATACCAACCTTATTATCGAAGGCCATACCGACAGCGTAGGCAGCGACTCAATGAACCAGACTCTTTCCGAAAATCGGGCACAGTCAGTTGCAAATCTTCTCAAAGCTTATGGCGTCAGCAGCAGCAGGCTTTCAGCAATTGGATACGGTGAATCCCGTCCGATAGCATCCAATGAAACAGAGTCTGGTCGCCGTCTCAACCGACGTGTCGAAGTACTTATTACGGCTAACAACGAACTCAAACGCCAGGCAGAATCAGGAAAAATCAACCTGTAGGCTTATCTTTAACTGTTAACAGATAAAAAAAGCCGGAACAAGAAATGTCCCGGCTTTTTTTATCTCCGCACAACAAAAAACAAGAAACGCGACTCTGTTTAGCGAAAAAAAACCTTACATTAGGCCGTTTAAGCAAAGAATGAATCGCCATAAGGTATTTCATATCGTCAGCCATCCATAAAACAACGTTCAAGCAATGATGAAATTCAATAGTGCCGAAGATGTTCTGTTTCAATGGGTCACCCGTGTATGCAATGGAAATCCGGACACCATTGCATCCCTTTATCACGATCATGCCGTACTTATCCCGACGTTTTCACCTCACACCGTTCTCGCTCCGGAAGGAGTCAGAGAGTATTTCCGTCAACTTGCAACAAGAGACGGACTTGGTGTACGGCTCCATAACAAAGCCCTGAGAACTCAGGCGCGCAGTGAAACGTTACACGTTCTGAGCGGGATCTACTCATTTGAATTTGAAGTGGACCAGGTACTCCTGACTTTTCCGTCAAGGTTTACCTTTCTGGTCGACCTGTCCGAAGAACGGCCAATTATTCACCACCACTCCTCTCAGGTACCGAGAAACCTTTCCTGAAGCAGGGGAAACCCAGGTTGGAGGGAAATTCAGACCTGTTCCCGTTCATGCATCATGATGATTGGCAAACAGGTTCTGATCGACCGGGTAGATGTCGAAAAAAGCTCAGCCATCGAGCAAGCTCTTGAGTGCCGCCTCAAGAGCATCGATTCGCTGCTTCATCGTCCCGATACCACGAGTCAAAGCCTCCTGCTTCAACTGTTCACGCATAGGTTGCGCAGGATAACCGCGAATAGACTGCCCCGGCTGAAGAAATGATTTTGAAATTCCTGCCTGGGCAGCCACATGAGTTCTGTCGGCAAGCTCCAGATGGCCGGCAAACCCGGCCTGTCCACCAATCATGCAGTGTCGTCCAAGCGTAACGCTGCCGGAAATACCAGCCTGTGCAGCAATCACGGTATGATCCCCGATATGGCAATTGTGAGCAATCTGAACAAGGTTATCAATCTTTACCCCTTTGCCAATCACCGTGCTGCCCATTGTAGCCCGGTCAATCGTCGCATTGGCACCTATTTCAGCATCATCTCCTATTTCAACAATCCCCATTTGCGGAATTTTGATATAGGAACCATCTGCCTGAGGAGCAAACCCAAAGCCATCTGCCCCAATAACACTGCCGGAATGAATAGTCACCCTTTTGCCAATCACTGTTCCGTCGTAACAGATAACGGAAGGAAACAGGACAGAACCGCTTCCGATCGTAACATGACCGAGCAAAGTGCCATGCGCGCCGATAACGACATCGTCGCCGATAACGCAGCCATCACCAATAACGACATACTCACCTATTGATACCCCTTCGCCCATGCTAACACCTGAGCCGATAACCGCAGTGGCGGCAATCCCCGGACAGGCAATCTCCCGTGGAGCAGAAAAACGCTTGAGAAGAAAAACAAAGGCTGTATATGGATCCCTGACCTTTAAAAAAGAGACCCTTTCGCTGAATGCCGAAACATCAAGAGAGAGATGTACAACAACCAGTGAGGCTTGGGTCGTTTCAAGATGCCGGAGATACTTTTCATTGGAAACGAAACTCACCTGGCCCTGTCTGGCGGTCTCGATTTTAGCCGGACCGGTTATAGCGCCCTCGCCAGAACCTTCGAGAACAACCTTGTCAAAAAACTGCCCAAGGTACACGATTATATCCTGTATCGTCATATCTTATTAAATGATAACAATGCTTCAGAAAGGGGAAAAAATTAGTTAAATTTTTAGCTTTTTTAACTTATATTCGAAGTCCAGAGCGGTTATCAGTGGGTATGGTAACAATGCCGGGACGAGCTGCTTAAAACGAATTACTGACGTTAATATAACCGGTTTCATCTGAAAATGCAGGATGCATTGGTAAAACCAATCAAAATTTTTGCAGGCCGCAGCAATCCGGCCATTGCAGAAAAAATCGCCGAATATCTCGACATGCCGCTCTGCGATGCAAAGGTCGAGAATTTTTCTGACGGGGAAATATCTGTTAATTACTTCGAATCGATCCGAGGCTCGGATCTGTTCATTATTCAATCGACAAATCCCCCTGCCGACAACCTGATGGAGCTCCTGATCATGATCGATGCCGCCAGACGATCATCAGCAGCGAGAATAACGGCAGTTATCCCCTACTACGGCTACGCACGGCAGGACAGAAAAGACAAGCCGCGTGTCGCCATTACAGCAAAGCTGGTTGCGAACCTGCTGACCACTGCCGGAGCAAACAGAATTCTGACTATGGATCTTCATGCGCCGCAAATCCAGGGATTTTTTGATATTCCTTTTGACCATCTCTACTCCAGCGTCATGCTGATCAACGACATCCGCCAGAGGGATTTTCGTGAAAATCTTGTCGTAGCATCTCCCGATGTGGGCGGCGTAAAACTTGCCCGAAAATTTGCAGAAGAGCTCGGCACAGACCTGGTCATTGTCGACAAAAGAAGACCGAAAGCAAACGTTGCTGAAGTCATGAACATCATTGGCGACGTCAGTGGCAAAAACGTTCTGCTCGTCGACGATATGATCGATACGGCAGGAACCCTTGTCAATGCAGCAAAGGCAATACGCGATGCAGGCGGACTGAGAGTCTATGCCGCCGCGACACATCCTATTCTTTCAGGCCCGGCAATAGAAAGAATAAATGCATCCGTCATTGAAAAGCTGATCGTTTCCGATTCTGTAGTGACCAATCATGCCTACTCACCGAAAATCGAAACCGTCACAGTCAGCTCGCTGTTCGGTGAAGCGATCAAAAGAATATACGAGGACGATTCGGTCAGTTGCCTCTTCGACAGTAAAGACATAAGCACCAAGATCAAAAACTATCATTAACATCACAAGAGAAAAAAAGAGATAGAGGAAAAGCATGGAAATCATCGCATTGGGGGTTGAACCTCGCATTATCAGAAAAAAAGAAGCGGCAAAACTGCGTAAAACCGGAATAGTTCCTGCCGTGATCTACCATAAAGGTGAAGAAACCATCTCGGTAAGCGTCAATGAAATAGCACTGAAAAAACTTGTTCATTCAGCAGAATCGCACATCATCGATCTCAAATTTCCCGATGGCAAAACCGTGCGATCGTTCATCAAGGATGTACAGTTCGACCCGGTAACCGACAGAATCATTCATACGGACTTTCAGCTCTTCTCCGCTGACGAACTCGTTGAGATGGATGTACCTGTTGGCACAACGGGAGATGCTGTCGGCGTTGAAAAAGGCGGCAGAATCCAGATCATCAAGCATGCGCTCACCCTCAAGGGGATGCCTGCCGACATGCCCGATCATTTTCTCATTGACTGCACCAACCTTGAGATCGGCCACTCTATCCATGTAAGGGAAATTCCGATGGATGCCCGTCCTGGACTGACCATCATGGACGATCCCGACACTCCGGTTGTCACCATTGTTGCGCCGAAAAAGGAAGCCGAGCCTGCTGCTGAAACGGCTGTATCTGCAAGCTGAAACCGCCGTACCGGCATGCTGCAAACAACCATTTTCAAAAAAACAGCTTTTTCTCCATGAGAAAGCTGTTTTTTTTTATCCGAATTGTTTGATTTTGTGCTGCATCTGTCGTTTTTTCCAGTAATTGATCGATTATTTCATGAACAACGGAAAAAGCCATACTCAACCCGGTAATAACATGCCCCTCTTTTGCCTTATCCCCGGGCTGGGACTTCTCCGCCTGAAAAAAACAGCTCAAGGTTTGTTCCTGCTCTTCTCTTTCCTCGCCTATCTCTTTATTCTCGTCATGCGGTTTGACCTGGTTCTGTTCAGCTTCCGGTCGATGCTCACCGCACTGACCATGCTCATCATAACACCGGATACACTCCGGGAAATCTTCAGTCCGGAGATCCTTGAATTCTGGATTGGCTCCTGCTGTCTTGTCGCCGTTCCCATGCTTCTTTTTTTCATCTCACTGCGATCCTGCAAAAAAACGGTTTCAGAAAAAAACAAGCCGACCAGAGAAGAATCAAGCCTCGGCAAAATAAGTCTTCAGGCTTTCATGCGTCAATCAATCGCGCTGTATGCATCGGCCATCATTTTTGTCCTCTACTCGGTAGCATTCCTTGCGCCGTTCATTGCACCATTCAGCCCCTATGATCAGCAGGACTTTCTTGTCACTGCCTATCAACCACCCATGACCCGTCTGCAGGCGCTGATACTTCAGCAGCCGAAACACCTCGTCATTCCGATACAAAAGGGCTCAGACAAAGCAACAGAACTGAGTAATTCCTTTATCAGCGACTATCAGAAACTCACCTCACGAAACGAACCCCACGCGCTGAAATTCGTCAACAGCTATAACGTTCAGTGCGAAACGGTGACATACGTCCAGGGAATACGGACAAAAACCATTCCGATTGCCGAACTCGCAGCCGGAAAAGATGCTACGGCAAAACTTGCCGTTACCCGAACGTTCATACTCGGTACCGACCAGTACGGACGCGACATTCTCAGCCGAGTTATCTATGGCTCGAGAATATCACTCTCCATCGGGTTTCTTGTCGTCCTTATCTCCGTAACGCTCGGAACCATTATCGGTGTCTCATCGGGCTATTTCGGCGGCTGGATCGATGCCATACTGATGCGAATTGTCGATGTACTTATAGCCTTCCCGGCACTTTTTCTCATACTTATCATCATCGCCGCATTCGGAAACTCCATCTACCTTATTGTGATTACGCTTTCCTTCACCGGATGGATGGGTGTGGCAAGAATTGTCAGAAGCCAGGTGCTCTCGCTCAAAGAACAGGAGTTCATTCTGGCCGCAAAATCGCTCGGGCTTTCTAATATGAGAATCATTTTCCGCCACCTTGCGCCCAACACGCTGACGCCGGTCATTATCGCGGCAACACTCCGTATAGGCAGCATCATTCTTACCGAAGCAGGACTATCGTTTCTCGGGCTCGGCGTTCAGCCGCCTACAGCAAGCTGGGGCAACATCATCAACGAAGGACGCGACAGCCTTTTGAACCACTGGTGGATATCAACATTTCCAGGCATCGCCATTCTCACCACGGTGGTATGCTTTAACCTGATCGGTGACGGCGTGCGTGACGCTCTCGATCCGAGAATGAGAGGATAACCATGACTGAAACCCGGATACATGAGGAACCGAAACCATGGACAACGGTATCCTCCCGATACCTCTACACCGAACCATGGCTGACGCTCAGAAAAGACAAGGTCGAACTTTCGAACGGCAGAACCATTGACGACTACTACATTTCGGAATTTCCCCCATGGTGCAACACCCTCGCCTTTACAGTCGACCGAAAGGCCGTGCTCATCCGGCAGTATCGACACGGCATCGGCAAGGTGTACTACGAAATTCCAGCCGGCGTGCATGACAAAAAAGGTGAATCCGTGCTTGACGCGGCAAAACGGGAACTGCTTGAAGAGACCGGTTTCGGCGGCGGCACCTGGAAACCATGGATGGAACTCAGCGCAAACCCTGCGCTGCAAAACAACATTACCTACACCTTTCTTGCCGAAGGGGTCGAACTGCTTGACCGACAGCACCTCGATGCAACCGAAGAGATCTCCGTTCATCTGGTCAGTATTGAGCAACTCCGCACCATTGTGCTCGATGGAGAGATGATACAGGCACTGCACGCAGCGCCGATCCTGAAATATTTTGCAACAGCCGGGCCGCTCAACCCATGAACACTGGTGGTCATGAAAAAAACCCGACAACTCACCCTTCTCGAAGAGACCGTCAAAACACTGGGCTACACCCTGCGCTATGAAAAAGGAACCTTTCTTGGTGGTGACTGCCGCCTGAAAGAGGACAATATGGTCGTTGTAAACAAATTCCTGCCGATTGAAGGAAAAATCTACACGCTTGCAAAAGTCATAGGAACCCTCAATCCGGCCGGTCTCTCCCCTGACATCAGAAAAATCATTGGCAGTGTTGTCCAGCGCGGCTTATTCAACAAGGAAATCCGCGAATAACTCTCGATACCCTGTAAAAGCAAGCTTTCAGAAAATTCCGGGAAATTTTCGATCCCTTTATCACCGAGCTCAAACCCTCAACACTCGCCATAACGAACAATTAAGCAGCAATGACTGTTAGGGTTTCAGATTACAAAAGCAAACGACAAAAAAGGAAACCCATGAAAAAGAAAACGGTTCTTGTAGCAGGGGCATCGGGCTATCTCGGCAGATATGTCGTAACAGAGTTCGCCAGAAGAGGGTATGCTGTCAGAGCACTTGTGCGAAACCCTGAAAAAATAACCACCGAAGGCCCTAACCTCGAACCCCCGATTGCCGACACAGCCTGGGAGGTTGTAACGGGAGACGCAACTGATCCGGCTTCGCTGAAAAACATCTGCCGGGATGTTGATCTCGTCTTTTCCTGCATGGGCCTTACCAAGCCGCAGGATAATGTTACCAGCGAAGATGTCGACCACCAGGGAAACAAGGCGTTACTCGATGATGCACTCGCTCATGGTGTAACCAAATTCATTTATGTTTCGGTGTTCAACGCCCACTTGATGCCTGAGGTCGATGTCGTTAAAGCGCATGAACTCTTCGTAGATGACCTGAAAGCTTCAGGCATAACCTATACCGTCATCAGGCCGACCGGCTATTTTTCAGACATGGGCATGTTTTTATCCATGGTTCGTTCAGGACATATGTTTCTTCTCGGAGAAGGAGAAAACAAAGTCAACCCTATTCATGGGGCCGATCTTGCTAAAATCTGCGTTGATGCGGCAGAGAGCGATAACCCGGAGATTTGCGCGGGAGGACCTGATACCTACACCTTCAATGAAACGGTAAACATGGCATTTGAAGCAATTGGAAAAAAACCGTGGATAACGCATATCCCGATATGGATAGGCGACGCAGCACTGTTTGTCATCGGGTTCGTCAATAAACCGCTCGCGGGAGTTCTCTCTTTTGCCGTCACGGTAAACAAGATCGACAACGTCGCTCCTGCCACCGGCACGAATCACCTTATGGATTTTTACCGCGAGCTGGCAAAAAAAACAGCTTGACAATCAAGGGGCCATCCTGAGCGTCTCCACAAGAAAATCCCAGAATTTTCCGACGGATGCGATATTGACCTTTTCATCCGGAGAGTGAGGATAGCGAATGGTCGGACCAAAAGAGATCATATCGAGTGAAGGAGAGGTGCCGCCAATAATCCCGCATTCGAGACCAGCATGAACAGCCTTTATCTCGGGAGTTTTACCGAATTTCGATGTATAGACCTCCTGCATCCTCTTGAGAATCGGTGAATCCGGATTCGGTTTCCAGCCGGGATAGCCCCCGTCAAATACCGCTCCCGCTCCCGCCAGATCGAAAAGAGAGCCGATCATTGCCTTGAGATCTTCCATGGCAGAATCCACAGAACTTCTGAGCAGACACTTGATGGTAACAACACCGTGCACTGACGTTACCATGGCAAGGTTACTCGATGTTTCAACAAGGCCAGCCATATCACTGCTCATTCGCATAACGCCATCAGGACAGGCATAGAGCGCATTGAGCAACCTGACGACAACACCCGCTTCAATTACCATCTCCGGTGTCCCGGCTGGAACCACCTCTATGCAGAGCTCCGGATCAGCAGTCGAAAGCTCATGCTTTATCTTTCCGGCAAGTATGGAAAGACCTTCATAAAAGGTCCCGGTATTTGCTGTCGGAACAGCCACCGTAGCCGTCGCTTCACGCGGTATGGCATTGCGAAGCGTCCCGCCGTCGATTGATGCCAGACGCATACCATATCGAGCATGTCCTTCGTAAAGGATACGGTTCATGATTTTGTTGGCATTGCCACGTCCCAGATGAATATCCATGCCGCTGTGTCCACCCTTCAAGCCGCTTACCCTGATAACGAACCCTGTATAATCGGCAGAAATCCGCTCTTCGCTATAGCTGAAGGTCATCGTTCCGTCAAGGCCGCCGGCACAGCCGATAAACAGTTCTCCCTCATCTTCCGAATCCATGTTCAGAAGAATTTCTCCCTTGAGCAGATCAGGTTTCAGTCCGATAGCTCCGGTCATACCAGCCTCCTCTTCGCAGGTGAACAGCGCTTCAATGAAACCATGCCGCAGCGTGGTCGATTCAAGCACTGCCATAGCTGCCGCCACACCCATACCGTTATCGGCGCCGAGCGTAGTGCCTCTGGCACGTACCCAATCGCCGTCAACAAAGGCGTCAATCGGATCCCGGGCAAAATCATGAAGCTTATCGCCATTCTTCTCTGGAACCATGTCGAGGTGAGCCTGCAGGATCACCCCCTTGCGTTTTTCCATGCCGGATGTCGCGGGCTTGCGGATGATGACGTTCCCGACTTCGTCGACAATAGTTTCCAAACCAAGCTTTCTGCCAAAACCCGAAACGAACTCCCTGATTTTTTCCTCATGGCCCGAAGGACGTGGAACCCTGGTCAGACTATAAAAATTTCTCCACACAGCATGTGGTTCCAGTCGGAGAATATCAGTACTCATATATCAATGCACTGCCGTTGAATGTCAAAAAAAAATGTTTTTATCCCTCTATGTTCAAAATATACAAGATCATACACAGTAAAAGGCACCTCTCGTCACTTGATCCGAATCCGATCCCGACATTAACCCCGCTACGACTGAGGTGAAGCAAAAAAAGGTTCTCAATTATATGCTGATACGCTATTGGTTCGATCAATTATATTATATTTTATCACAAAAGCACCTAATTGAACGAGCAAAGAGTTTTCAGTTGACATGCAAACGGGAGAATCCCGAAAACTTTATTACAGGCACAACTTCCCTTACCTCATAACCACACACCAGCTATGGCAAACAACAGCAACGGCGTCTTTTCCGACCTCTTTAACGCAGTCGGCGCTCCGGTACAGAATCTTTCCGACACTATTGGTAACGGCATCAGTGGAGCCGCATCAGTCGTTGAGTCATGCACCAATCTCTGTGCAACCATCGTCACCAGTTCGGCAAACACGGCCGTTCAGCTTATCCAGGGCGTTGCAACAGGCATCTCTTCAGCCATCACTCCAAAAAAATAATCGCCATCTTTCATGATAAAACCACCTTGCGCCTGGTCGGGCAAGGTGGTTTTTTTTTGTCAAATTGCAGACCATATTCAGCACAACAAGATCAATTATATACTCCTGGAGCCAGCCGTCAAGAAAGTTGTATTTGACAGATACAGAGATTTACATTATTTTCATCACCTGAAACCCATGCATAGTACACATAACCCGAACCGACGTTATACCACCTGAAAAAACAGTAACCTCATAGCGCCATTAATACTTTTTTTCCACAACCTAAACCACTGAAGGAACAAAATGAGAAAAGTATTACACTCTATCGTAGCAGTGCTGCTCGCAACATCGTTTTCCAATATCTCCCTGGCGGCTGATGTTATCAGAATTGCCATTACAGGGCCCTTTTCAGGCGGCTCCGCACCGATGGGCGTGTCCATGAGAAATGGCGCCAAACTGGCTTTTTCTAAAATCAACCAGAACGGCGGCATTATGATTGCCGGAAAAAAAACGAAAGTTGAGATTATCGAAC
This region includes:
- a CDS encoding ABC transporter permease, with translation MPLFCLIPGLGLLRLKKTAQGLFLLFSFLAYLFILVMRFDLVLFSFRSMLTALTMLIITPDTLREIFSPEILEFWIGSCCLVAVPMLLFFISLRSCKKTVSEKNKPTREESSLGKISLQAFMRQSIALYASAIIFVLYSVAFLAPFIAPFSPYDQQDFLVTAYQPPMTRLQALILQQPKHLVIPIQKGSDKATELSNSFISDYQKLTSRNEPHALKFVNSYNVQCETVTYVQGIRTKTIPIAELAAGKDATAKLAVTRTFILGTDQYGRDILSRVIYGSRISLSIGFLVVLISVTLGTIIGVSSGYFGGWIDAILMRIVDVLIAFPALFLILIIIAAFGNSIYLIVITLSFTGWMGVARIVRSQVLSLKEQEFILAAKSLGLSNMRIIFRHLAPNTLTPVIIAATLRIGSIILTEAGLSFLGLGVQPPTASWGNIINEGRDSLLNHWWISTFPGIAILTTVVCFNLIGDGVRDALDPRMRG
- a CDS encoding NUDIX hydrolase — protein: MTETRIHEEPKPWTTVSSRYLYTEPWLTLRKDKVELSNGRTIDDYYISEFPPWCNTLAFTVDRKAVLIRQYRHGIGKVYYEIPAGVHDKKGESVLDAAKRELLEETGFGGGTWKPWMELSANPALQNNITYTFLAEGVELLDRQHLDATEEISVHLVSIEQLRTIVLDGEMIQALHAAPILKYFATAGPLNP
- a CDS encoding SDR family oxidoreductase; its protein translation is MKKKTVLVAGASGYLGRYVVTEFARRGYAVRALVRNPEKITTEGPNLEPPIADTAWEVVTGDATDPASLKNICRDVDLVFSCMGLTKPQDNVTSEDVDHQGNKALLDDALAHGVTKFIYVSVFNAHLMPEVDVVKAHELFVDDLKASGITYTVIRPTGYFSDMGMFLSMVRSGHMFLLGEGENKVNPIHGADLAKICVDAAESDNPEICAGGPDTYTFNETVNMAFEAIGKKPWITHIPIWIGDAALFVIGFVNKPLAGVLSFAVTVNKIDNVAPATGTNHLMDFYRELAKKTA
- a CDS encoding aminoacyl-histidine dipeptidase, producing the protein MSTDILRLEPHAVWRNFYSLTRVPRPSGHEEKIREFVSGFGRKLGLETIVDEVGNVIIRKPATSGMEKRKGVILQAHLDMVPEKNGDKLHDFARDPIDAFVDGDWVRARGTTLGADNGMGVAAAMAVLESTTLRHGFIEALFTCEEEAGMTGAIGLKPDLLKGEILLNMDSEDEGELFIGCAGGLDGTMTFSYSEERISADYTGFVIRVSGLKGGHSGMDIHLGRGNANKIMNRILYEGHARYGMRLASIDGGTLRNAIPREATATVAVPTANTGTFYEGLSILAGKIKHELSTADPELCIEVVPAGTPEMVIEAGVVVRLLNALYACPDGVMRMSSDMAGLVETSSNLAMVTSVHGVVTIKCLLRSSVDSAMEDLKAMIGSLFDLAGAGAVFDGGYPGWKPNPDSPILKRMQEVYTSKFGKTPEIKAVHAGLECGIIGGTSPSLDMISFGPTIRYPHSPDEKVNIASVGKFWDFLVETLRMAP